AGTCACCTCCCCATCCTTCGTGCAGCCATTCAAAGGCTTGGTTATTCCCCGTGCCGTGAAAGAAGGTAAGCAATGTATTGCGGATAATATTGGCAGTTACGCTAATTAAAGCGGCAGATATTAAGAAGAAAGTGGTTCTCCAGCGAGATTGTAATGCACCTGTCCAATAAAGTAACATCAATCCTACGTAAAGGCTGGTAAATAGCATCTTCAAGCCAGCGCAATGAGGTGCAACTTCTACAATTTGTCCGCCTACGTATAAGTTGATATCTTCTACGAATACGTCTATGCCAAACTGACTCAAGATAAAGCCTGCAACTGCGGCAATGAAGCTTTGTAATGGTAATGCGAAGGGTTCGATCAGATAGGGAACTGATGTCGGAGATGCTAATAAAACTAATAATAAGGGAAACCATTGCAGTTGAAAGCCGGGAATCCCTTTTAGCCACAAGCAAAGTCCAGCTAATACGATCGGAAATGATAAATTCACCCAGTCAGTTAAGCCACTTAAATAAAAGATGCCACCAATTATTAGTAAGATAGCGCCTAAGGGATGTGATTCTTCTGGTAAGCGTCGCCAGAGTTTGCGATTTGTCCAAGCGATGTAGGCAGCGAATGGTAAACCGATCAGTCCGTGGCTGAAATATTCGTGAATAATGCCAATAGTTTTATGTAGCCAACCATCATACCAATGTAAGATGAGCGGTGCGTATAAAATTGTTAAAAAAGCTAATATAGCGCCACCTAATAAATGGCGCTCTATGGTATTGGGAATTCGTTGCTGGATTTGCATAGGGTTACTTTGGCTGGTTGATTTTGTCGTTTTTTATTAGTCATTTGTCATTTGTTATTAGCCATTTGTCATTTTTTAGTATTGCTAGGGGCTAGAGACTAGGGTAAGAAGGGACTAGTAGTGAGAGCTTGGTGAAATTAATTAATCATGCCTTAAATGCCTCGACGGTTGCTCTATTTAAAGGGTTTTTACCTAGCAAATCATCAATAACTAATGACCAATGACCAATGACCAATGACCAATCACAAGTTAACAAATATCATTTATGGCTTCTACTACTCGTTCAATTTGAGTTTGGCTCAATCCAGGATACATTGGCAAGGATAAGATTTGTTTGGAGAGAATTTCTGCGTTGGGAAAATCTCCAGCTTGGTAGCCTAAATACTGATAAGCTGGCTGAAGGTGACAAGGCAGGGGGTAATGAATGCCTGTTTGAATGCCGAGTTCGCCTAGTTTAGTTTGAATTGTATCGCGATCGAGGGGACTATTTTCCGTTATCCGGATTACATATAAATGGTAAATATGTCCGCTACCAGTTTCATTTTTGATGGGGAAAATACCTTTTGATTGCAGTGGTTGCAATAAGGTGTCATATTGTTGAGCAGCTTGATTGCGTTGAGTATTCCACTGGTGTAAATGGGGTAGTTTAACGTTGAGGATGGCGGCTTGTAAGGTGTCTAGGCGACTGTTTGTGCCGTATTCGCTGTGAATGTATTTTTGTGGAGCACCGTAATTACGTAGCGATCGCATTTTTTTCGCAACATCTGGATCGCTAGTTACTACCATACCTCCATCGCCAAAAGCACCCAAATTTTTGCTGGGATAAAAACTAAAAGCTGCTGCTTTTCCGATCGATCCTGCTTTGTAACCTTCTCGCTCTGCTAAGTGTGCTTGAGCGCCATCTTCAAAGATTAACAAATTGTGGGCATTGGCGAGATCGAGCAGTTGCTTTGGCGAAACCATTTGACCGTAAAGATGGACTGGTAAAATCGCTTTAGTTTGGGGAGTAATCGCTTTTTCAGCCGCTTTGAGGTCAATTAAAGCAGTTTGGGGGTCGCAATCAACCAAAACCGGGGTAGCACCAGCGTGGAGGACTCCTATGAGAGTAGCGATAAAAGTGTTTGTCGGTAAGATTACTTCATCGCCTACGCCTATTCCGCAGGCTTGCAGTCCCAAGGCTAGCGCATCTGTTCCACAAGCTACACCAACGGCATACTGAGTACCGCAAGCGGTTGCAAAGGCTGTCTCGAATTCTGCCACGGCTTTTCCCAATACGAAATCACCTTGCTGGAGAACGTGATGAATGGCTTGTTCGATTCGAGCTTGCAGGGGTTGATGTTGAATTGTTAAGTCTACAAAAGGAACTTTGGTAAGGGTATTATTCATTGAAGGTTCAAAGAAAAATTTAATCACCGGGCTTGGCAGAGATGCCGTGGTTAGCAAAGCTACCTAATCTAGTTATGGTTGATTTTTGTGATTTTGACTACCGTGTAAATATTAAAAGTCTGTGAAGCTAAGTATAGTATTATTTTTACTTAACGTTATTGTATAAAAATATTCTATTTATTATTTATTTAATCGGTGGCAACCCGGATGGCAAGTTACGGGGACTCAATTAGCTGGAAAATTTGCGATCGGACAAAGTAGAGCTTAGTCGTATAGCTAAAAATTCCTTTGATTAGCAACATAAATTTTTTAAGAATAGTTAAGATTTTTTGCTGGTATAGTTTGATTTTAAGCCGTTAATCAAAAGAAAATTTTTAGATGACGATCCGAGAAAAGGTTTGGCATCTTGGGTAGAGATTTTCTTGCGTGCTTGTGAGTAAAGAAACCCGGTTTCTCTAAGAAACCGGGTTTCTGGGACTATCAACATAATTACTTATTTATTAATGCTTAGAACAATAGCTAAACTATTACTAATCTCTCTCATTATTTAATCCGAAACATTTCCCATTTGCTTGAGCAATCGTTGTTGCGAAACTGAACGCACCTAAAAAGTGTCTACTGCCGATAACTTGCTTAAACCATTCTCTATTGTAGGTTCAATGCGTACCATCCAGAGTACTTTTAAAAATACCTCATTCCATCCCGTAATTGGTACAATAACCTTCAAGCGTAAAGCGGCTATATCATCATTACTAACAATTATACAAGGACGAGTTTTGCCAATTTCATCCCCAACAGTTGGATCTGCGCGATATAACCAGATTTGACCTCTAAGCATAGTTATGATAATCATCAAAATCTTCATCGCCCAAATCGACGAACTCTGTCAGACTGCTTCCTTCTATGTAGTAAGGGCGCATGATTTCGGCTGCATCTCTTAAACTTAGTTTTTCAGGTTTTGCCATTTCTTCACGTACCAGTTGCAAAGCAAATTCAATCATTTCTACCCGTTCTACATTGGGCATCTGCTTGATTGCTTTCATGATTTGAGGATCTATCATAATTTTGGGGATGTTTTAAACCTGCCTTTTTCCAAAGTATGTATCTATATTTTAGGTTGGATTGATTCAAGCGTAATCAAGGCTAAATGCTTGGGTGCAGAAACCTGGTTTTTCTAAGAAACCGGGTTTCTAATTGGGTAAGATAGGTATAACCTAATTCCAGGTACGATCGCAGAAATATTGCTCGCCAAAGAGTGTACCCATCGGAAAACAAAAGCCATAATAAGCTTAATAATTTATCAATAGGAGTAATTATGCCCATTTTTTCAGCCGATCCTTCCAATATTGGTGATTTGCTGCAAATTATTCGGGATGGTTACGAAATTAACTTAATGGCAGGTGAGTACAAAGGGCCATTTACTATTGAAAAAGCGATCGCAATTCGCGGAAGTGGTGCAGATACGGTTATTTTTGCAGCCGATGAACCAGCATTGATCGTGAAAGTACCTGGGGTGCGGATCGAGAATTTAGCGATCGCACGCACTGTGGGAGGTGACAAGGGAGAAGTGGCGCTATTTGCAGAAGCAGGAACATCGCCTATTTTAAAGGGAGTGACATTAACTGGAAAAGCAGAAAATGCCCTCTCGGAAGGCGCTAGCTGGGATATTCCGGCGGTACTGGATTTTGGGGAAGTGGAATGCGATCGCTTGGTGCAGCGTTCTTGGCAATTACAAATAGGCGCTCCTTGCGAAATTGTATCCGATCTTAGTTGGCTGCACGTACAACCAAATTATTTATCGCCAGGGTTACAGAATTTAGAGATTAGTTTGAATTCAAAAGATATTTTACCTGGAACTAATTTATCCCGTTTTATCTTTTTAGCTGATTCAGAAGAATTTCGAGAAATTGAAATTACTGCCAAAATTAAACAGACCTCTTCTTCTACCGCCAATGTTGGAAGTCAAGGGAGCAAAGAACAGGAATTAGAAGAGTTAGGTTCCCAAAATTTTGGTTATCGGTTTGTTGGGGAGAATGGAATTAATAATTTGATTGGCGATGTAGAAGGAAAAGCTGCGATAGAAAGGTATTTTGACTTTGGAGAAAAACGCGATCGTGCTGAAGAATTACTAGATAAAATCCTTGGGCAAGAACCACGTTTATTTTATCTGCGTCGCCGAGGAAAAGGACAAGAAATAGGCGAAGAGAAATGGGAATTGACTATCGCCACCGATCTACATGATGCAGAATTACCTGCTATCCTGCAAGAACAGGAAAAAACTTTAAGCTTGGTTGCAGTTGTCAGCCACAATGGAGAGGGTGGTTTGCGAGTGCTATCGGCTCGATTATTACCGCAGGATAAAGGAAAAGCCGATGGTTTTAGCTTACTTTATAGTATCCGTTTGTTGCGCGATCGGCAACACCGCATCGGTATACCGCGATCGGTTATTTCAAATATAACAAATTTACCTTTCTATGAAGAGCATTTGCCAACAGAAGAACAGCTTAAAGCTTGGCAAACATTTTTAAATATTGAAGAACGCATCGCCAAAGAGCGCCAATTCTGCGTTCCTTTTATCAATCATAACTATGGTGCGGCAACTAGGAAAATTACCTTTGAAATTGATGCGGCTAAAGCCAATATTGATAGTTCTTCTGGAATCTTCCTGAGAGCAGATAATTTTTGGCAACGCGCAGCGAAAGCACGCAATGAAGATATTCAGCTTTTGGAAATAGCTGCCGATGCTAACGGCGAACAAATTGAATATCGATTGGGTAGTATTGAAGAAATTGACCGAGACAAAAAAATTATCCGCATCAGGATAGATGCCGAAATAGTCGATCGCATAATTGAAGGAAATTATCAAATTCCCAAACAAGGATTTTTGTCTTTCGAGGCAGCCGGAGATTTAAGCCAAATTAAGCGGAAGAAAAAAGCCTTAGACGAGTTAAAAAAAGGTAACGCTCAGAATCCTTATTTGGGTGAATTTTTCTTTGATGCTGCCAAAGCAAGACCCCTACAAAAAAATATTA
The Leptolyngbyaceae cyanobacterium DNA segment above includes these coding regions:
- the crtB gene encoding cyanoexosortase B, translated to MQIQQRIPNTIERHLLGGAILAFLTILYAPLILHWYDGWLHKTIGIIHEYFSHGLIGLPFAAYIAWTNRKLWRRLPEESHPLGAILLIIGGIFYLSGLTDWVNLSFPIVLAGLCLWLKGIPGFQLQWFPLLLVLLASPTSVPYLIEPFALPLQSFIAAVAGFILSQFGIDVFVEDINLYVGGQIVEVAPHCAGLKMLFTSLYVGLMLLYWTGALQSRWRTTFFLISAALISVTANIIRNTLLTFFHGTGNNQAFEWLHEGWGGDFYSACMLGLLVLLINGMEKYFPSSLQEE
- a CDS encoding DegT/DnrJ/EryC1/StrS family aminotransferase, which translates into the protein MNNTLTKVPFVDLTIQHQPLQARIEQAIHHVLQQGDFVLGKAVAEFETAFATACGTQYAVGVACGTDALALGLQACGIGVGDEVILPTNTFIATLIGVLHAGATPVLVDCDPQTALIDLKAAEKAITPQTKAILPVHLYGQMVSPKQLLDLANAHNLLIFEDGAQAHLAEREGYKAGSIGKAAAFSFYPSKNLGAFGDGGMVVTSDPDVAKKMRSLRNYGAPQKYIHSEYGTNSRLDTLQAAILNVKLPHLHQWNTQRNQAAQQYDTLLQPLQSKGIFPIKNETGSGHIYHLYVIRITENSPLDRDTIQTKLGELGIQTGIHYPLPCHLQPAYQYLGYQAGDFPNAEILSKQILSLPMYPGLSQTQIERVVEAINDIC
- a CDS encoding type II toxin-antitoxin system PemK/MazF family toxin, whose translation is MLRGQIWLYRADPTVGDEIGKTRPCIIVSNDDIAALRLKVIVPITGWNEVFLKVLWMVRIEPTIENGLSKLSAVDTF